A region of Maridesulfovibrio bastinii DSM 16055 DNA encodes the following proteins:
- a CDS encoding Fe-S-containing hydro-lyase, whose translation MAEYKIETPLTDDDMVKLKAGDVVKLTGTIYTARDAAHKKLCDLLDEGKELPFDLKGAAIYYVGPSPAPEGRPIGAAGPTTSYRMDSYAPRLHSLGLKASIGKGKRNDEVKKALKDYKAVYFGATGGAGALLSMCIKEAEVIAFDELGPEAVRKLTVEDFPLLVINDSHGGELYAVPDRKAAGL comes from the coding sequence ATGGCTGAATACAAAATTGAGACACCGCTTACTGATGACGATATGGTCAAGCTTAAGGCCGGTGACGTGGTCAAGCTTACCGGAACTATCTACACCGCACGCGATGCCGCTCATAAAAAATTATGTGATCTGCTTGATGAGGGAAAAGAGCTTCCGTTCGATCTGAAAGGCGCAGCCATATATTATGTAGGCCCGAGCCCCGCCCCGGAAGGACGCCCGATCGGCGCAGCCGGACCTACAACAAGCTACCGCATGGATTCTTATGCTCCGCGCCTGCACAGCCTTGGACTCAAGGCCAGTATAGGCAAAGGCAAGAGAAACGATGAAGTCAAAAAAGCTCTCAAGGATTACAAAGCCGTGTACTTCGGTGCAACCGGCGGGGCCGGTGCTCTGCTTTCCATGTGTATCAAGGAAGCCGAGGTTATAGCTTTTGATGAACTCGGTCCGGAGGCCGTTCGCAAGCTGACTGTCGAGGATTTTCCTCTGCTTGTCATAAACGATTCGCATGGCGGTGAACTGTATGCAGTTCCTGACCGTAAAGCTGCCGGGCTATAG
- a CDS encoding fumarate hydratase — protein MRTIKAQDVVDAVAKMCISANRYLPADVRKRFDECEAQEDSPAAKEVFRQIKENYELAEKTGIPLCQDTGLAVYFVEMGEDLRIDGMNIKDAIDEGTRKGYKEGFLRKSSCDPLTRKNVGDNTPSVIHLDVVPGDKLKITFMAKGGGSENMSRVTMLAPAQGWEGIKKFVIERVAEAGPNPCPPTMVGIGVGGTFEYSAILAKKSLMRKVGDKNPDPKLAELEAELMEDLNKLGVGPMGLGGKTTVFDVKIEMRPCHIASLPLAVNIQCHSARHEEVEL, from the coding sequence GTTGTCGATGCCGTGGCAAAGATGTGCATCAGTGCCAATCGCTATCTGCCTGCTGATGTCCGCAAGCGTTTTGACGAATGCGAAGCTCAGGAGGACTCTCCGGCTGCAAAAGAAGTTTTCCGCCAGATTAAGGAAAATTATGAACTTGCAGAAAAAACAGGGATTCCACTTTGCCAGGATACCGGATTGGCTGTGTATTTTGTTGAAATGGGAGAAGATTTAAGAATTGACGGCATGAATATTAAAGATGCCATCGATGAAGGAACACGCAAAGGCTATAAGGAAGGATTTCTCAGAAAGTCTTCCTGTGACCCTTTGACCCGAAAAAACGTAGGAGACAATACTCCTTCTGTTATTCATCTGGATGTTGTTCCCGGTGATAAACTCAAAATAACGTTCATGGCCAAGGGCGGAGGCTCTGAAAATATGAGTCGAGTCACTATGTTAGCACCTGCTCAGGGCTGGGAAGGGATTAAAAAATTTGTTATAGAACGTGTAGCTGAAGCCGGACCCAATCCGTGTCCCCCCACCATGGTTGGTATCGGTGTCGGCGGAACCTTTGAGTATTCCGCTATACTCGCCAAAAAGTCGCTTATGCGCAAAGTGGGAGATAAAAATCCCGATCCTAAACTGGCTGAACTTGAAGCCGAACTCATGGAAGATCTCAATAAGCTCGGTGTAGGCCCTATGGGTCTTGGTGGAAAAACCACTGTTTTCGATGTCAAAATCGAAATGCGCCCCTGTCATATTGCCAGCCTTCCTCTGGCAGTGAATATCCAGTGTCATAGTGCAAGGCATGAGGAGGTGGAACTCTAA